The nucleotide window AGGAGCTGTCGGCTGATTTCAGGAGCTGTCGGCTGATTTAAGGAGCTGTCGGCTGATTTCAGGAGCTGTCTGCTGATTTTTTCGAGCTGTCAGGAAGATGCTGTGATGTTTTCAGTCAGTGTTGGTTGTATTCAGAGTTTCTGGTGTTGtcctttaaatgtgtttcctgtCTGGTTCACTGGGTTATTTGTCCCTGCAGGCGGTCTGCAGGCGGTGGCGGAGCTGCTGCAGGTGGACTGCGAGATGTTTGGTCTGAGCAGCGACCACTACAGCGTCACTCTGCGGAGATACGCCGGCATGGCGCTCACCAACCTCACTTTTGGAGACGTTGCCAATaaggttggaaaaaaacacaaacaacatgtcacacacacacacacacacacacacacacacacacacacgcacacacacacacacacacacacacacgtctcagGAGCCAGTCAGATCTAAGCTGTACGTGGTTGTTTTCCCATCAGGCCACGCTGTGCTCGATGAAGGGCTGTATGAGAGCGATGGTCGCACAGCTCAAATCTGACAGTGAAGACCTGCAGCAGGTAAACTCAcctgtcaccatggcaaccccCTGAGTTCTGTAGTAACTGTTTCTcctggttttattttaatttttctgttgtcactgaga belongs to Plectropomus leopardus isolate mb unplaced genomic scaffold, YSFRI_Pleo_2.0 unplaced_scaffold93955, whole genome shotgun sequence and includes:
- the LOC121940776 gene encoding adenomatous polyposis coli protein-like, giving the protein MFGLSSDHYSVTLRRYAGMALTNLTFGDVANKATLCSMKGCMRAMVAQLKSDSEDLQQVIASVLRNLSWRADVNSKKTLREVGSVRALTGCALEVQK